The Thermus brockianus genome window below encodes:
- a CDS encoding ferredoxin — protein MPHVICEPCIGVKDQSCVEVCPVECIYDGGDQFYIHPEECIDCGACVPACPVNAIFPEEDVPEQWKSYIEKNRKLAGLE, from the coding sequence ATGCCGCACGTGATCTGTGAGCCCTGCATCGGAGTCAAGGACCAGTCCTGCGTGGAGGTGTGCCCCGTGGAGTGCATCTACGACGGGGGGGACCAGTTCTACATCCACCCCGAGGAGTGCATTGACTGCGGGGCTTGCGTGCCCGCCTGCCCGGTGAACGCCATCTTCCCCGAGGAGGACGTTCCCGAGCAGTGGAAGTCCTACATTGAGAAGAACCGCAAGCTGGCGGGGCTAGAGTAA
- a CDS encoding GNAT family N-acetyltransferase, with the protein MGGMRTLSLAFRPAAPEDAPLLHRVYRQSPGYFALIGMEMPTLEDVARDLATLEKDPRRRAFLLFQEAEAVGYVDYKLHYPEAEDATLSLLLIREDRQGLGLGRRALAHLVDHLAGVARLYAVVYGNNARAIAFFKAQGFRHVKDGGPALSWYVRELKAGP; encoded by the coding sequence ATGGGGGGGATGCGGACCCTAAGCCTCGCCTTCCGCCCGGCGGCCCCGGAGGACGCCCCTCTTCTCCACCGCGTCTATCGGCAAAGCCCCGGGTACTTCGCCTTGATCGGGATGGAGATGCCCACCCTCGAGGACGTGGCCCGCGACCTCGCCACCTTGGAAAAAGACCCCCGCCGCCGCGCCTTCCTGCTCTTCCAGGAGGCGGAGGCCGTGGGTTATGTGGACTACAAGCTCCACTACCCCGAGGCGGAGGACGCCACCTTGAGCCTCCTCCTCATCCGGGAAGACCGCCAGGGCCTTGGCCTGGGGCGGCGGGCCCTGGCCCACCTGGTGGACCACCTGGCCGGGGTGGCGCGGCTTTACGCCGTGGTCTACGGCAACAACGCCCGCGCCATCGCCTTCTTTAAGGCCCAGGGCTTCCGCCACGTGAAAGACGGGGGGCCGGCCCTAAGCTGGTACGTGCGCGAGCTTAAGGCCGGCCCCTAA
- a CDS encoding cold-shock protein: MQKGRVKWFNAEKGYGFIEREGDTDVFVHFSAINAKGFRTLNEGDIVTFDVEPGKNGKGPQAVNVTVVEPARR, translated from the coding sequence ATGCAGAAGGGTCGGGTCAAGTGGTTCAACGCGGAGAAGGGCTACGGCTTCATTGAGCGCGAGGGGGACACGGATGTGTTCGTCCACTTCAGCGCCATCAACGCCAAGGGGTTCCGCACCCTGAACGAGGGCGACATCGTCACCTTTGACGTGGAGCCGGGCAAGAACGGCAAGGGCCCCCAGGCGGTGAACGTCACCGTGGTGGAGCCGGCCCGCAGGTAA
- a CDS encoding DnaJ C-terminal domain-containing protein, giving the protein MKDYYAILGVGREATQEEIKRAYRKLALQYHPDRNPGDKAAEERFKEINEAYAVLSDPEKRAQYDRGLLGQPEYRAEDLFDLFAQVFGFRSPRAAPRGEDLEAEVEVELQDLLLGKEAEVVYARLVPCEACGGQGGKRVTCPTCGGRGVVETFRQGFFGGFVTRTTCPHCKGQGHLLAEACPTCHGRGRIPREERITVRIPPGMDEGHVLRVPGYGNLAPGGPGDLYVRLRVRPHPHLERQGADLVFRLRLGLAQAALGTRVEVPGLSGPIPLDIPPGTGHGEVFELPGEGLPHPGGRGRGALRVVVELAVPKRLSPKAQKLLRAYAEEVGEEVAPEGFWERLKGFFLK; this is encoded by the coding sequence ATGAAGGACTACTACGCCATCCTGGGGGTGGGCCGCGAGGCCACCCAGGAGGAAATTAAACGGGCCTACCGCAAGCTCGCCCTGCAGTACCACCCCGACCGCAACCCCGGGGACAAGGCGGCGGAGGAGCGCTTCAAGGAGATCAACGAGGCCTACGCTGTGCTCTCCGACCCGGAAAAGCGGGCCCAGTACGACCGGGGCCTCCTGGGGCAGCCGGAATACCGCGCCGAGGACCTCTTTGACCTCTTCGCCCAGGTCTTCGGCTTCCGCTCCCCCCGGGCCGCCCCCAGGGGGGAGGACCTGGAGGCGGAGGTGGAGGTGGAGCTCCAAGACCTCCTCCTGGGCAAGGAGGCGGAGGTGGTCTACGCCCGGCTCGTGCCCTGCGAGGCCTGCGGGGGCCAGGGGGGCAAGCGGGTAACCTGCCCCACCTGTGGGGGGCGCGGGGTGGTGGAAACCTTTCGCCAAGGCTTCTTTGGTGGCTTCGTCACCCGCACCACCTGTCCCCACTGCAAGGGCCAGGGCCACCTCCTGGCGGAGGCCTGCCCCACCTGCCACGGCCGGGGGCGCATCCCCCGGGAGGAAAGGATTACGGTGCGCATCCCCCCAGGGATGGACGAGGGCCACGTCCTCCGGGTACCAGGCTACGGCAACCTGGCCCCAGGGGGGCCCGGCGACCTCTACGTGCGCCTCCGGGTGCGCCCCCACCCCCACCTGGAGCGCCAAGGGGCGGACCTGGTCTTTCGCCTGCGCCTGGGCCTGGCCCAGGCCGCCCTGGGCACCCGGGTAGAGGTGCCGGGGCTTTCCGGCCCCATCCCCTTGGACATCCCCCCGGGCACGGGGCATGGGGAGGTGTTTGAGCTACCGGGTGAAGGCCTCCCCCACCCCGGGGGCCGGGGACGGGGGGCGCTAAGGGTGGTGGTGGAACTCGCCGTCCCCAAAAGGCTTTCCCCCAAGGCGCAAAAGCTCCTTAGGGCCTACGCCGAGGAGGTGGGGGAGGAGGTGGCCCCCGAGGGGTTTTGGGAACGGCTTAAGGGGTTCTTCCTCAAGTAG
- a CDS encoding CarD family transcriptional regulator: MKEFRPGDKVVLPPYGVGVVAGIAQRSVSGVSRAYYQVDFPGSRSKAYVPVEAPHSVGMRKALSPEEVPVILDLLKNGRMPLPKQWAARHRKTSEILADGNPYRIAQMAGQLRAWELERGLADLDRQALRRAIYLLAEEVSQTLEISVQEAKRLFEEAWGEELN; encoded by the coding sequence GTGAAAGAGTTTCGTCCCGGCGACAAGGTGGTCCTACCCCCTTACGGGGTCGGTGTGGTGGCGGGCATAGCCCAGCGGAGCGTGAGCGGCGTAAGCCGGGCCTACTACCAGGTGGATTTCCCCGGCTCCCGCTCCAAGGCCTACGTGCCCGTGGAGGCTCCCCATAGCGTGGGGATGCGCAAGGCCTTAAGCCCGGAGGAGGTGCCCGTCATCCTGGACCTCTTGAAAAACGGGCGCATGCCCCTGCCCAAACAGTGGGCGGCGAGGCACCGGAAGACGAGCGAGATCCTGGCCGACGGGAACCCCTACCGCATCGCCCAGATGGCGGGGCAGCTCCGGGCCTGGGAGTTGGAGCGGGGCCTGGCCGACCTGGACCGCCAGGCCCTAAGGCGGGCCATCTACCTCTTGGCCGAAGAGGTTTCCCAGACCCTGGAAATCTCCGTGCAGGAGGCCAAGCGCCTCTTTGAGGAGGCCTGGGGCGAGGAGCTCAACTAA
- a CDS encoding TetR/AcrR family transcriptional regulator, giving the protein MVSPPGAISKDKKRAILEATLEILREMGLSGLKMEEVARRAEVGKGTIYLYFRDKKDLLRSLVEERTWAFYREVEEVVRLRAPFFVRLEALLRKRLAWIEEWRGLWAAVAREAMEDPTPWLKGLHQHYLDLLEELVRSGQAEGAVRPELSPKATAAVLAALGCTPQLEVEAYMEHLLLVLRKGVAP; this is encoded by the coding sequence ATGGTATCCCCCCCGGGGGCGATTTCCAAGGATAAGAAGCGGGCCATCCTCGAGGCCACCTTGGAAATTCTCCGGGAGATGGGGCTTTCCGGGCTCAAAATGGAGGAGGTAGCCCGGAGAGCGGAGGTGGGGAAGGGCACCATCTACCTCTACTTCCGCGACAAGAAGGACCTGTTGCGCTCCTTGGTGGAGGAAAGGACCTGGGCCTTTTACCGGGAGGTGGAGGAGGTGGTGCGCCTGCGGGCGCCCTTTTTTGTGCGCCTGGAGGCCCTTTTGCGCAAGCGCCTGGCCTGGATAGAGGAGTGGCGGGGCCTTTGGGCCGCCGTGGCCCGGGAGGCCATGGAAGACCCCACCCCTTGGCTCAAGGGCCTGCACCAGCACTACCTGGACCTACTGGAAGAACTGGTGCGAAGCGGCCAGGCGGAAGGGGCCGTACGGCCCGAGCTTTCCCCTAAGGCCACCGCCGCCGTGCTGGCGGCTTTAGGGTGTACCCCCCAGCTAGAGGTAGAGGCCTACATGGAGCACCTCCTCTTGGTGCTCCGGAAAGGAGTCGCGCCGTGA
- a CDS encoding TlpA family protein disulfide reductase codes for MRTRVFWALGVLLGLALAVQPGQRIPEFALWDPQGNLVTPATLKKPAVLVFWASWCPVCRAEFPGLHKVAEETGVPFYVISREPKDTKEVVLAYMKAYPRFIPLLASDRDKPHEVANRFKVLGQPWTFVVDAEAKVVALFAGRAGREALLDALLLAGVEVP; via the coding sequence ATGCGCACGCGGGTGTTTTGGGCTTTGGGGGTTCTATTGGGCTTGGCCTTGGCCGTGCAGCCTGGGCAGCGCATCCCCGAGTTTGCCCTTTGGGACCCGCAGGGCAACCTCGTCACCCCCGCCACCCTGAAGAAACCGGCGGTCCTCGTCTTCTGGGCGAGCTGGTGCCCGGTGTGCCGGGCAGAGTTCCCGGGCCTCCACAAGGTGGCGGAGGAAACCGGGGTACCCTTCTACGTCATCAGCCGCGAGCCCAAGGACACCAAAGAGGTGGTTCTCGCCTACATGAAGGCCTACCCCCGCTTTATCCCCCTCCTGGCCTCGGACCGGGACAAGCCCCATGAGGTGGCGAACCGCTTCAAGGTTTTGGGGCAGCCCTGGACCTTCGTGGTGGACGCGGAGGCCAAGGTGGTGGCCCTTTTCGCCGGGCGCGCCGGCCGGGAAGCCTTGCTAGACGCCCTCCTCCTCGCCGGGGTGGAGGTGCCATAG
- the tsaE gene encoding tRNA (adenosine(37)-N6)-threonylcarbamoyltransferase complex ATPase subunit type 1 TsaE: MRKTLLLTRTLGSLEDTQALAKEVLPLLPQGALVVLEGPLGAGKTTFARFLAEAMGFGGRVTSPTYTLIHTYPTPQGPLVHADLYRLKDSHLLLPQLEAAREGARLLLVEWGDPEGLEADFLLRLIPQGEVRQAELWHLHPGEEEGV, from the coding sequence ATGCGGAAGACCCTGCTCCTCACCCGAACCCTGGGGAGCCTCGAGGACACCCAGGCCCTGGCCAAGGAGGTCCTCCCCCTCCTGCCCCAAGGGGCCCTCGTGGTCCTGGAAGGCCCCTTAGGGGCGGGGAAGACCACCTTCGCCCGCTTCCTGGCGGAGGCCATGGGCTTTGGGGGCCGGGTGACGAGCCCCACCTATACCCTGATCCACACCTACCCCACCCCCCAAGGCCCCCTGGTCCACGCCGACCTGTACCGCCTGAAGGACTCCCACCTCCTCCTGCCCCAGCTGGAGGCGGCCCGGGAGGGGGCGCGGCTTCTTTTGGTGGAGTGGGGCGACCCAGAGGGCCTGGAGGCGGATTTCCTCCTACGCCTTATCCCCCAAGGCGAGGTCCGGCAAGCGGAGCTATGGCACCTCCACCCCGGCGAGGAGGAGGGCGTCTAG
- a CDS encoding cytochrome c3 family protein — MRRRNRWVRTLFWGSVFGVFALLGVIFSGVAVGAFEQRILPVAQPIPFSHAFHAGGLGLSCRYCHPSVEHAPYAGLPPTETCMTCHTYVKPDSPNLALVRESWETGRPIEWNRVINLPDFVYFNHAAHVAKGVGCAECHGRVDQMPVVYQPQAFTMKFCLSCHRNPEARLRPKEQVFNMAYTPDPELGKKLKELYQIRSPEALTSCNTCHR; from the coding sequence ATGCGGAGACGCAACCGTTGGGTACGTACCCTGTTCTGGGGCTCGGTCTTCGGGGTGTTCGCCCTCTTGGGGGTCATCTTCTCCGGGGTGGCGGTGGGGGCCTTTGAGCAGCGCATCCTTCCCGTGGCCCAACCCATTCCCTTTAGCCACGCTTTCCACGCCGGGGGGCTTGGCCTTTCTTGCCGTTACTGCCACCCTTCGGTGGAGCATGCCCCTTACGCCGGGCTTCCCCCCACGGAGACCTGCATGACCTGCCATACCTACGTGAAGCCCGATAGCCCCAACCTGGCCCTGGTGCGGGAAAGTTGGGAAACGGGCAGGCCCATAGAGTGGAACCGGGTCATCAACCTGCCGGACTTCGTCTACTTCAACCACGCCGCCCACGTGGCCAAGGGGGTGGGGTGCGCCGAGTGCCACGGGCGGGTGGACCAGATGCCGGTGGTCTACCAGCCCCAGGCCTTCACCATGAAGTTCTGCCTCTCCTGCCACCGGAACCCCGAGGCCCGCTTGCGGCCCAAGGAACAGGTCTTCAACATGGCCTACACCCCCGATCCCGAGCTCGGCAAGAAGCTCAAGGAGCTTTACCAGATCCGTTCCCCCGAGGCCCTTACGAGCTGCAACACCTGCCACCGCTAG
- the nrfD gene encoding NrfD/PsrC family molybdoenzyme membrane anchor subunit, with protein sequence MAKEPHPDRDLIQGEWTERSLVEKLLEPVEKPPPRPWKVVAAVGLALTLAWLYAIFVTFVQGLGTWGINQPVAWGYDIVHFVWWIGIGHAGTLISAILVLMRQNWRDSLNRVTEAMTLFAVLCAATYPLIHMGRPQHFYWVMPYPTHMALWPQYKSPLSWDVLAIMTYLTISTLFLYLGLIPDLALLRERSRGWRRKLYGWLSLGWTGNAVHWQRYRAVYVLLAGLATPVVISVHSVVSMDFAYGLVPGWHLTVFPPFFAAGAIYSGFAMALTLIIPLRRWYRLEGVITERHLDWMAKVTLASGLGVAYIYLLEIFIAWYSGEPAEWAQQLWRMTGPYAPYYWAMMLINVVLLQTLWFPRFRKNLTWLFLFSLLANVGMWLERFVIVVISLSHDFLPGNFHLYYPTWVDWTLFLGTIGFFLFGLALFIRLFPPIAVAEMVHLFHKLRGH encoded by the coding sequence ATGGCTAAAGAACCCCACCCGGACCGCGACCTCATCCAAGGGGAATGGACGGAGAGGAGCTTGGTGGAGAAGCTCTTGGAGCCCGTGGAAAAGCCCCCGCCGAGGCCCTGGAAGGTGGTGGCGGCCGTGGGCTTGGCCCTTACCCTGGCCTGGCTTTACGCCATCTTCGTCACCTTCGTCCAGGGCCTGGGCACCTGGGGCATCAACCAGCCCGTGGCCTGGGGGTACGATATCGTCCACTTTGTCTGGTGGATCGGCATCGGCCACGCCGGGACCCTCATCAGCGCCATCCTGGTCCTCATGCGGCAAAACTGGCGGGACTCCCTAAACCGGGTCACGGAGGCCATGACCCTCTTCGCCGTGCTCTGCGCCGCCACCTACCCCCTCATCCACATGGGCCGGCCGCAACACTTCTACTGGGTCATGCCCTACCCCACCCATATGGCCCTCTGGCCCCAGTACAAGAGCCCCCTCTCCTGGGACGTGCTGGCCATCATGACCTACCTCACCATCTCCACCCTCTTCCTCTACCTGGGGCTCATCCCCGACCTGGCCCTCTTGCGGGAAAGGAGCAGGGGCTGGCGGCGGAAGCTTTATGGCTGGCTCTCCTTGGGCTGGACGGGGAATGCCGTCCACTGGCAGCGCTACCGGGCGGTGTACGTCCTCCTGGCGGGCCTCGCCACCCCCGTGGTCATTTCCGTGCACTCGGTGGTGAGCATGGACTTCGCCTACGGCCTGGTGCCCGGCTGGCACCTCACCGTCTTCCCCCCCTTCTTCGCCGCCGGGGCCATCTACTCGGGCTTCGCCATGGCCCTCACCCTCATCATCCCCTTGCGCCGGTGGTACCGGTTGGAGGGGGTCATCACGGAGCGGCACCTGGACTGGATGGCCAAGGTGACCCTGGCCTCGGGGCTCGGGGTGGCCTACATCTACCTTTTGGAGATTTTCATCGCCTGGTATAGCGGGGAGCCAGCGGAGTGGGCCCAGCAGCTTTGGCGCATGACGGGGCCCTACGCCCCCTACTACTGGGCCATGATGCTCATCAACGTGGTCCTCCTCCAGACCCTCTGGTTCCCCCGCTTCCGCAAGAACCTCACCTGGCTTTTCCTCTTCTCCCTTCTGGCCAACGTGGGCATGTGGCTGGAGCGCTTTGTGATTGTGGTGATTAGCCTCTCCCACGATTTCTTGCCGGGGAACTTCCACCTCTACTACCCCACCTGGGTGGACTGGACGCTCTTCCTGGGGACCATCGGCTTCTTCCTCTTTGGCCTGGCCCTCTTCATCCGGCTTTTCCCCCCCATCGCCGTGGCGGAGATGGTCCACCTCTTCCACAAACTGCGCGGGCACTAG
- a CDS encoding DUF3341 domain-containing protein, with product MLYGYMAYFDTPEALLSALRALKREGYRRLEALTPNPVEGIEEVLGGDGRIPWVAFFLGVLGAGLGLFLQVYTTLDYPHNAGGKPLLGWPAFIPVTFELTILTITVGIFLYLLYINGLPLAAHPAVRARDYLEVLLDRYGVFLYATDPRFDPEATKALLQALGAEVEEVRRD from the coding sequence ATGCTTTACGGCTACATGGCCTACTTTGACACTCCAGAAGCCTTGCTATCGGCCCTAAGGGCGCTCAAGCGGGAGGGGTACCGCCGCCTCGAGGCCCTCACCCCCAACCCCGTGGAGGGGATTGAGGAGGTGCTTGGGGGGGATGGGCGCATCCCCTGGGTGGCCTTCTTTCTGGGGGTGTTGGGGGCGGGGCTTGGGCTTTTCCTCCAGGTCTACACCACCCTGGACTACCCCCACAACGCCGGGGGCAAGCCCCTTTTGGGCTGGCCCGCCTTCATCCCCGTGACCTTTGAGCTCACCATCCTCACCATCACCGTGGGCATCTTTCTGTATCTTCTCTACATTAACGGCCTACCCCTGGCCGCCCACCCGGCGGTGCGGGCCCGGGACTATCTGGAGGTGCTCCTGGACCGGTACGGGGTCTTCCTCTACGCCACGGACCCCCGCTTTGACCCGGAGGCCACCAAGGCCCTCCTCCAGGCCCTGGGGGCGGAGGTGGAGGAGGTGCGCCGTGATTAG
- a CDS encoding c-type cytochrome has protein sequence MRFLLLLPLLSACGWMWDQPKAKAFRPAPLQVEVPEERVRFGENLNPEVRLGVKPEGGFAENPYTFAEADWVRGKALYGSFCAICHGVRGEGDGRVIPLGVPKPRSFHDPGVRAMPEGYFYFAATNGFGRMLSYKSRIPERERWLIAHYIKRCLLDAACPKEVMDAEVH, from the coding sequence ATTAGGTTCCTCCTTCTCCTCCCCCTCCTTTCCGCCTGCGGCTGGATGTGGGACCAGCCCAAGGCCAAGGCCTTCCGCCCCGCCCCCCTCCAGGTGGAGGTCCCCGAGGAGCGGGTGCGCTTCGGGGAGAACCTAAACCCCGAGGTGCGCCTTGGGGTGAAGCCGGAAGGGGGTTTTGCGGAGAACCCTTACACCTTCGCCGAGGCGGATTGGGTGCGGGGCAAGGCGCTTTACGGGAGCTTCTGCGCCATCTGCCACGGGGTGAGGGGGGAAGGGGATGGCCGGGTCATCCCCCTAGGGGTGCCAAAGCCCCGCTCCTTCCACGATCCCGGCGTGCGGGCCATGCCCGAGGGCTACTTCTACTTCGCCGCCACCAACGGTTTTGGCAGGATGCTTTCCTACAAAAGCCGCATCCCGGAAAGGGAGCGCTGGCTCATCGCCCACTACATCAAGCGCTGCCTCCTGGATGCGGCCTGTCCCAAGGAGGTAATGGATGCAGAGGTCCATTGA
- a CDS encoding NAD(P)/FAD-dependent oxidoreductase, producing MATKVLVLGGGSGGLVAANKVKKLLGKEVEVTLVDRNAYHEFMPAYPWVAFGMREPEQVRRPLANLEKRGIQYLQATVEALDPAHNKVRTSAGELTYDYLIVSLGAEAMPSPAQDGYAPWSLEGALRLRQALKDFRGGRVVVGVSSPYYPCPPAPYEVAGQVEFALKVKGVREKSTVEVFHLNPAPLAGMGPVISGKVMEILRAKGIAFHGEFEPVAFEGGKVKAKDGRELAYDLLILTPPFAPNRVVRESPLAGPNGFPEVHKSTFRSPKFPNVFVIGDTVNPSLMLPPAGVVAHFQGEYVAGVIASDLKGAYIGEPFNPVAMCIMDFGDNALLPQCSFERLLAGTGMPSCGVMAVGKWVRVTKMLFEGFWFATLIE from the coding sequence ATGGCGACGAAGGTTCTGGTCCTGGGAGGCGGTTCGGGCGGCCTGGTGGCGGCCAACAAGGTGAAAAAGCTCCTCGGGAAGGAGGTGGAGGTCACCCTGGTGGACCGGAACGCCTACCACGAGTTCATGCCCGCCTACCCCTGGGTGGCCTTCGGCATGCGGGAGCCCGAGCAGGTGCGTAGGCCCCTCGCCAACCTGGAAAAGCGGGGCATCCAGTACCTCCAGGCCACGGTGGAGGCCCTGGACCCGGCCCACAACAAGGTGAGGACGAGCGCCGGGGAACTTACCTACGATTACCTCATCGTCTCCTTGGGGGCGGAGGCCATGCCTTCCCCCGCCCAGGACGGGTATGCCCCCTGGAGCCTCGAGGGGGCCCTTAGGCTCCGCCAGGCCCTGAAGGACTTCCGGGGCGGCCGGGTGGTGGTGGGGGTTTCCTCCCCCTACTACCCTTGCCCCCCTGCCCCGTACGAGGTGGCGGGCCAGGTGGAGTTCGCCCTCAAGGTGAAGGGGGTGCGGGAGAAGAGCACGGTGGAGGTCTTCCACCTAAACCCGGCGCCCTTGGCGGGTATGGGGCCGGTGATCTCCGGCAAGGTCATGGAGATCCTCCGCGCCAAGGGCATCGCCTTCCACGGGGAGTTTGAGCCGGTGGCCTTTGAGGGGGGCAAGGTGAAGGCCAAGGATGGGCGCGAGCTCGCCTACGACCTCCTCATCCTCACCCCGCCCTTCGCCCCCAACCGGGTGGTGCGGGAATCCCCCCTGGCCGGACCCAACGGCTTCCCCGAGGTGCACAAGTCCACCTTCCGCTCCCCCAAGTTCCCCAACGTCTTCGTCATCGGCGACACGGTGAACCCCTCCCTGATGCTGCCCCCCGCCGGGGTGGTGGCCCACTTCCAGGGGGAGTACGTGGCCGGGGTCATCGCCTCCGACCTCAAGGGGGCCTATATCGGCGAACCCTTCAACCCCGTGGCCATGTGCATCATGGACTTCGGGGACAACGCCCTCCTGCCCCAGTGCTCCTTTGAAAGGCTGCTGGCGGGCACGGGCATGCCCTCCTGCGGCGTGATGGCCGTGGGCAAGTGGGTGCGGGTGACCAAGATGCTCTTTGAGGGCTTCTGGTTCGCCACCCTAATCGAGTAG
- a CDS encoding DUF1641 domain-containing protein — protein sequence MEKTLTVEERLARIEEVLEKSGLGLLAQIGTGETLAENLGLLLDPKNLELVSLLARFLDQAEALGKLAETLEKLEKSGALAFLGHLSENFGEGLGMLMEPQLLRLISHGANVLDILSRIEPAAIGMMASALERGLAETFTPETLREPPRVGLAGILKQLADPEVQKALGVLFLLLKALGKAFGHMNEDMKALEGLMAKMMKK from the coding sequence ATGGAGAAGACCCTGACGGTGGAGGAACGCCTGGCCCGAATTGAGGAGGTTTTGGAGAAAAGCGGGCTTGGCCTGTTGGCGCAAATAGGCACGGGGGAGACCCTTGCCGAGAACCTGGGCCTCCTTCTAGATCCCAAGAACCTGGAGCTCGTTTCCCTCCTCGCCCGCTTCCTGGACCAGGCGGAGGCCCTGGGGAAGTTGGCGGAAACCCTGGAGAAGCTGGAGAAGTCCGGGGCTTTAGCCTTCCTCGGCCACCTCTCGGAGAACTTCGGCGAGGGCCTGGGGATGCTTATGGAGCCCCAGCTCCTCCGGCTCATCTCCCACGGGGCCAACGTTTTGGACATCCTCTCCCGCATTGAGCCCGCCGCCATCGGCATGATGGCGAGCGCCCTGGAGCGGGGGCTTGCGGAGACCTTCACCCCCGAGACCCTGCGGGAGCCTCCCCGGGTGGGCCTGGCGGGCATCCTCAAGCAACTGGCCGACCCCGAGGTGCAAAAGGCGCTCGGGGTGCTCTTCCTCCTCCTCAAGGCCCTGGGCAAGGCCTTTGGCCACATGAACGAGGACATGAAGGCCCTCGAGGGCCTCATGGCCAAGATGATGAAGAAGTAG
- a CDS encoding DUF190 domain-containing protein has product MAENPGGLSGEALLLRIFLGESDRFGGRPLYEAIVLEAKRRGLAGATVLKGFMGYGAHSRIHTAKVLQLSEDLPVVVEIVDTEEKVQAFLPVLEGMVREGLITLEKVRVLRYQSR; this is encoded by the coding sequence ATGGCCGAGAACCCTGGGGGCCTTTCGGGCGAGGCGCTGCTCCTCCGCATCTTCCTCGGGGAGTCGGACCGGTTTGGGGGCCGCCCCCTTTACGAGGCCATTGTCCTGGAGGCGAAGCGGCGGGGCCTGGCGGGGGCCACGGTGCTCAAGGGCTTCATGGGCTATGGCGCCCATTCCCGCATCCACACCGCCAAGGTCCTCCAGCTTTCCGAGGACCTGCCCGTGGTGGTGGAGATCGTGGATACGGAGGAAAAGGTCCAGGCCTTTTTGCCGGTCCTGGAGGGGATGGTGAGGGAGGGGCTCATCACCTTGGAGAAGGTGCGGGTCCTCCGCTACCAAAGCCGGTAA
- a CDS encoding sulfite oxidase-like oxidoreductase produces MERIPPGQIVTERFPILTYGEEPEVAPGEWRFSLSGLVEVPLTLTYQDLLALPQVEVVRDFHCVTRWSRLDVAWKGVRVRDLLEKARPKPEAVAALVHSYGGYTTNLLLEDLLREDVLLAHTLFGKPLPPERGGPVRLLVPHLYAWKSAKWVRGITLLDHLELGFWERMGYHWRGDPWREERFQEGPIPAASLRFRSKKT; encoded by the coding sequence ATGGAGCGGATCCCTCCGGGCCAGATCGTCACCGAGCGCTTCCCCATCCTCACCTACGGGGAAGAGCCTGAGGTTGCGCCAGGGGAATGGCGCTTTAGCCTTTCGGGCTTGGTGGAGGTCCCCCTTACCCTCACCTACCAGGACCTCCTGGCCCTACCCCAGGTGGAGGTGGTGCGGGACTTCCACTGCGTCACCCGTTGGAGCCGGCTGGACGTGGCCTGGAAGGGGGTGCGGGTCCGGGACCTTTTGGAAAAGGCCCGCCCCAAGCCCGAGGCGGTGGCCGCCTTGGTCCATTCCTACGGGGGTTACACCACCAACCTCCTCCTGGAGGACCTCCTGCGGGAGGATGTGCTCCTGGCCCACACCCTCTTCGGCAAGCCCCTTCCCCCGGAGCGGGGCGGCCCCGTGCGCCTTTTGGTCCCCCATCTCTACGCCTGGAAGAGCGCCAAGTGGGTGCGGGGCATAACGCTCCTAGACCACCTGGAGCTGGGCTTCTGGGAGCGGATGGGCTACCACTGGCGGGGGGATCCCTGGCGGGAGGAGCGCTTCCAGGAGGGCCCCATCCCCGCCGCAAGCCTTAGGTTTCGCAGTAAGAAAACTTGA